One Burkholderia sp. 9120 genomic window, TTTTGCACGCCAGCACTTTTCATGGAGCTCGCCTTGAAGAAAATCGTTCTGGTTGCTTTCGACCAATTCACTGATATCGACCTGTTCCTGATGTGGGACATTTTAGGCCGCAATACTGAGGACTGGCACGTCCGAATAGTGGGTTCCAGCTCTATCGTGCGATCGGCACACGGCCTACCTGTTTCGGTGCACGGTCCGCTTTCCGAGGCCAATAGTGCCGACGCGGTATTGTTCGTCAGCGGCAAGGAAGGGATACCCGCTGCACTTGCCGCCCCAGATTTCCTGCCGTCGTTTGAACTCGACCCCAGACGCCAGCGAATCGGCTCCATATGCGCCGGCGCGTTCATTCTCGCACGGCTTGGGCTGCTCAGCGGCCAGGCAACGACACATCCGGACGCACGGTCGAGCTTGCAAGCTCTGGGACTTGAGCCCGTGGACCAGCCTCTTGTATGGCAAGGGAACGTTGCAACCGCTGGCGGATGCCTTTCGGCGCTTTATCTGGTGGGATGGTTGGTTGAATCCTGGTTCGATGTCGACAAGCGCCGTGCGACGTTGCTCCCTGTTCTGCCAGCTGGGCAGCAAGAACTCTATGATGCCTTGATCGGGCTCAGTATCCGGCAAGGCGAAGTCGGCCCCTCAG contains:
- a CDS encoding DJ-1/PfpI family protein; the encoded protein is MKKIVLVAFDQFTDIDLFLMWDILGRNTEDWHVRIVGSSSIVRSAHGLPVSVHGPLSEANSADAVLFVSGKEGIPAALAAPDFLPSFELDPRRQRIGSICAGAFILARLGLLSGQATTHPDARSSLQALGLEPVDQPLVWQGNVATAGGCLSALYLVGWLVESWFDVDKRRATLLPVLPAGQQELYDALIGLSIRQGEVGPSATSS